The Dunckerocampus dactyliophorus isolate RoL2022-P2 chromosome 1, RoL_Ddac_1.1, whole genome shotgun sequence genome has a segment encoding these proteins:
- the LOC129193850 gene encoding CD59 glycoprotein-like produces METSTVGACAVRKMRFSVGIFLLVCFTLMGLGSAIRCYSCKDYTASCSKQRDCSYDDACLTLTERGGMTFRQCLKYSDCEYSRLGQMFPQVSSFTFKCCNSDLCNSAHSAAATSAVGAMASVVVTWWLTR; encoded by the exons ATGGAAACTTCTACAGTTGG TGCCTGCGCAGTGAGGAAGATGAGGTTCTCTGTTGGCATCTTTCTACTGGTTTGCTTCACTCTGATGGGGCTTG GATCAGCCATTCGTTGTTACAGCTGTAAAGATTACACGGCCAGCTGTTCCAAACAACGAGACTGTAGCTATGACGACGCCTGTCTGACGCTCACAGAGAGAg GAGGGATGACGTTCCGCCAGTGCCTCAAGTATTCCGACTGCGAGTACAGTCGACTGGGACAGATGTTCCCGCAG GTGTCCTCTTTTACTTTCAAGTGCTGCAACTCCGATTTGTGTAACTCCGCCCACTCTGCTGCAGCCACGTCTGCCGTCGGTGCGATGGCGTCGGTGGTGGTCACATGGTGGCTGACTCGCTGA
- the dytn gene encoding LOW QUALITY PROTEIN: dystrotelin (The sequence of the model RefSeq protein was modified relative to this genomic sequence to represent the inferred CDS: deleted 2 bases in 1 codon; substituted 1 base at 1 genomic stop codon), whose product MKHSAASFLPDGRRPTLSMDGNTLMLCHDAVLPVLMSACVSGVEGLGDVGVRAYRVAVELEHLQRFCHMDRVLLQHIGAALDTGGGVERAGVLSEQEVSQNLNRMFRHASEEPSSHVMLEASEKMCGLMFRMFDRNGSGHVASLSLHVAVICLAADTPLLKYEALACAAASAFGSISRSSLRSLLANVSQVPRLVQQEAVFGDVEEAVRSCFTGVHGHAVSRAHVQSWLQSDPPLLLWLPILSRLAGTGRLVHDVRCRLCKIFPIRGPRYRCTRCASFQACQSCFLSERHEHRHPLMELTTQPTWRESVSSFVRCAARFLSPRRRNRRGAARGRGLKESPRXVPFMTFTIKYSKNTPLPLPLSGSRGTPSHHSSAQPPSTSSSWSSLHTHHMLMEQGQSEGSTWLAEVRDERPPEERARRWRLAVQSDQGALQQGCTEMEVAMETITQHNCRLQVMLAQALKTRKTQQDSKDDPGWDSKDDPPRDTQDVSPWDSQDVPPRDSKDNPPRDSKDDPPRDSKDIPPRDSKDDPPRDSQDVPPRDSKDDPPRDSKDVPPWDSKEDPPWDSQDVPPRDSKDDPPWDSQDVPPQDSKDDPPWDRQDVPPRDSKDDPPRDSKDNPPWDSQDVPPRDSKDDPPWDSQDVPPRDSKDVPPRDSKDVPPRDSKDNPPQDSQDVPGQESRASGAPSCEDEALVLKADEAPSEKGDTPSTRSHDIQYEEDGGVADAGPEELLQETVDRLTRVLGLQSPDVFHLIGAGRDKGAELTKAAKQVGDSLRRLVDSVRRAPPLTVTCKCDV is encoded by the exons ATGAAACATTCAGCAGCTTCTTTCCTTCCAGACGGCCGCAG ACCAACACTCAGCATGGATGGCAACACCCTCA TGCTTTGTCACGATgctgtacttcctgtcctgatGAGTGCTTGTGTTTCAGGTGTGGAGGGTTTAGGTGACGTGGGTGTGCGGGCTTACCGGGTGGCGGTGGAGCTTGAACATCTGCAGCGCTTCTGTCACA TGGACCGGGTCCTGCTTCAACACATCGGCGCAGCACTTGACACGGGGGGCGGGGTGGAGCGTGCAGGTGTGCTGAGCGAGCAGGAAGTCAGTCAGAACCTAAACAGGATGTTCCGCCACGCATCGGAGGAACCATCGAGTCATGTGATGTTGGAGGCGTCGGAGAAGATGTGCGGTCTGATGTTCAGGATGTTTGACAG GAACGGGTCGGGTCATGTTGCCTCTCTTTCTCTTCACGTTGCTGTCATCTGTTTAGCCGCTGACACGCCGCTGCTGAAATATGAAG ccctGGCATGTGCAGCAGCAAGCGCTTTTGGATCCATCAGCAGGTCTTCCCTCAGGTCCTTGTTGGCCAACGTGAGCCAG GTTCCCAGGCTGGTCCAGCAGGAAGCCGTGTTTGGTGACGTGGAGGAGGCAGTGAGGTCGTGTTTCACCGGG GTGCACGGCCACGCCGTCAGCAGGGCGCACGTGCAGTCGTGGCTGCAGAGTGATCCTCCTCTGTTGCTATGGTTACCGATCTTGTCTCGTCTGGCCGGGACCGGGAGGCTGGTTCACGACGTGCGCTGTCGCCTGTGCAAGATATTTCCCATCAGAGGACCGAG GTATCGCTGCACGAGGTGTGCGAGCTTCCAGGCGTGTCAGAGCTGCTTCCTGTCTGAGCGACACGAACATCGCCACCCGCTTATGGAGTTGACGACACAG CCCACCTGGCGTGAGTCTGTGTCCTCATTCGTGCGATGCGCCGCTCGCTTCCTGTCACCACGGCGGCGTAATCGAAGAGGAGCTGCCAGGGGGAGGGGCCTGAAGGAGAGTCCCAGGTGA GTACCTTTCATGActttcacaataaaatacagcaagaaCACACCTTTACCTTTACCTTTAAGTGGCAGCCGTGGCACCCCCTCACATCATTCCTCAGCGCAACCTCCCTCAACCTCATCCTCATGGTCATCCCTGCACACCCATCACATGCTGATGGAACAG GGGCAGTCGGAGGGGTCCACCTGGCTGGCGGAAGTCAGAGACGAGCG GCCGCCGGAAGAGCGGGCGCGGCGGTGGCGTCTCGCCGTCCAATCGGATCAGGGCGCGCTCCAACAAGGCTGCACGGAGATGGAGGTCGCCATGGAAACCATCACGCAGCACAACTGCCGTCTGCAGGTCATGCTGGCGCAG GCACTGAAGACGAGGAAGACACAGCAGGACAGCAAAGATGACCCAGGATGGGACAGCAAAGACGACCCACCACGGGACACCCAAGATGTCTCACCATGGGACAGCCAAGATGTCCCACCACGGGACAGCAAAGACAACCCACCACGGGACAGCAAAGACGACCCACCACGGGACAGCAAAGATATCCCACCACGGGACAGCAAAGACGACCCGCCACGGGACAGCCAAGATGTCCCACCACGGGACAGCAAAGACGACCCACCACGGGACAGCAAAGACGTCCCACCATGGGACAGCAAAGAGGACCCACCATGGGACAGCCAGGATGTCCCACCACGGGACAGCAAAGACGACCCACCATGGGACAGCCAAGATGTCCCACCACAGGACAGCAAAGACGACCCACCATGGGACAGACAAGATGTCCCACCACGGGACAGCAAAGACGACCCACCACGGGACAGCAAAGACAACCCACCATGGGACAGCCAAGATGTCCCACCACGGGACAGCAAAGACGACCCACCATGGGACAGCCAAGATGTCCCACCACGGGACAGCAAAGATGTCCCACCACGGGACAGCAAAGACGTCCCACCACGGGACAGCAAAGACAACCCACCACAGGACAGCCAAGATGTCCCAGGACAGGAGAGCAGAGCAAGCGGTGCACCATCTTGTGAAGACGAGGCCTTGGTGTTGAAGGCGGATGAAGCGCCGAGTGAAAAGGGGGACACCCCATCCACCAGGTCACATGACATCCAGTACGAGGAGGATGGGGGTGTGGCTGACGCCGGTCCAGAGGAGCTGCTGCAGGAGACGGTGGACAGACTGACACGTGTCTTGGGTCTTCAATCACCAGATGTTTTCCATTTGATTGGAGCGGGTCGTGACAAGGGGGCGGAGCTGACCAAGGCCGCAAAGCAGGTGGGGGACTCCTTACGCCGCCTGGTGGACAGCGTGAGGCGGGCCCCGCCCCTGACGGTGACGTGTAAGTGTGACGTATGA